A single region of the Chryseobacterium culicis genome encodes:
- a CDS encoding zinc-dependent metalloprotease family protein, which translates to MISMAFAATLFVSCRNENLETSSAADSGIVTNNGSMYKISELPLVPEFAKPIEKEGEVRKFILIKNDGIQLNFELTSNKATLFGKMRTFIGTVNSKGKNKEKAIMIVGENGFDLFYSNQNQDFRLKGNQDLNIGLQKGNLGINPDHQTQFLTLAKKKGLDGSRLLQEANKKSVDNDQRYEVAIEKSNNYSLINVTATQQKKGAAEGKGICKAASLPFPSNEKSQDRNSGSLRAYNIEVVYSDSTFDFNSLYAALLTSLNSVDSGFEAISPNVTQYPGRPNNPDFPLSVEDELYYNNVFSKVDNSSEQLNKLTHWIAEAKPHSPGKVVRVALYENYWSSSTYGLAWIDQYRYSGSIQSSGRKYSSLIACDDYNSTLAHECGHNLGAIHVDNTGDVMYKSVNGFWGAYNVYTHHDATNISKIKTSLTY; encoded by the coding sequence ATGATTTCAATGGCCTTTGCAGCCACTCTCTTTGTTTCATGTCGTAATGAAAACCTTGAAACCAGTTCTGCTGCTGATAGTGGCATCGTAACCAATAACGGCAGTATGTACAAAATTTCGGAATTACCATTAGTACCAGAGTTTGCAAAACCTATTGAAAAAGAAGGAGAAGTAAGAAAATTTATACTTATCAAAAATGATGGCATCCAACTGAATTTCGAATTAACAAGTAACAAAGCTACTTTATTTGGAAAAATGAGAACCTTTATTGGAACGGTAAATTCTAAAGGAAAGAATAAAGAAAAGGCTATCATGATCGTAGGAGAAAACGGCTTTGACTTATTTTACTCAAATCAAAATCAGGATTTCAGACTGAAGGGCAATCAGGATCTCAATATCGGTTTGCAAAAAGGAAATCTTGGTATCAACCCTGATCACCAGACTCAGTTTCTGACTTTAGCGAAGAAAAAAGGATTAGATGGTAGTCGTTTATTACAGGAAGCCAATAAAAAATCGGTTGATAACGACCAACGTTATGAGGTAGCAATAGAAAAATCAAACAATTATTCCTTAATTAATGTAACGGCAACCCAACAGAAAAAAGGAGCGGCCGAAGGGAAAGGAATATGTAAAGCAGCTTCTCTTCCTTTTCCCTCTAACGAAAAATCTCAAGATAGGAATTCAGGGTCTTTGCGTGCGTACAATATTGAAGTGGTATATAGTGACAGTACTTTTGATTTTAACTCATTATACGCAGCTCTTTTAACTTCCCTTAATTCAGTAGATTCAGGGTTTGAAGCAATCTCACCAAATGTCACCCAATATCCAGGACGCCCTAATAATCCTGATTTTCCATTATCCGTAGAAGATGAATTGTATTATAACAATGTATTTTCTAAGGTAGATAACTCAAGTGAGCAATTAAATAAGCTTACACATTGGATTGCAGAGGCTAAACCTCATAGTCCAGGAAAAGTAGTTAGGGTTGCTCTATATGAAAATTATTGGTCATCGAGTACTTATGGGTTGGCATGGATCGACCAATACCGTTATAGTGGCAGTATTCAAAGCAGTGGTCGCAAATACTCATCCTTGATAGCCTGTGATGATTATAATAGTACACTCGCTCATGAATGTGGTCACAATTTAGGAGCAATCCACGTTGACAATACCGGGGATGTTATGTATAAAAGTGTTAATGGCTTCTGGGGGGCTTACAACGTTTATACTCATCATGATGCCACCAATATCTCTAAAATAAAGACTTCACTGACCTATTAA
- a CDS encoding PKD domain-containing protein, translated as MKKIMFLSLFLAGLCDVYSQNFQLQPYKSGFEQPVGVVFDSSGNAYVWEKGGKVKQIAPNGGNVSTVIDISGEVMSPDGDDHGLLGFALDPQFSVNGYIYLWYTVEPRSLFSGINADDQFSATIGRCTRYTYKNGAIDYNSRKVLVGNNTQYGLTDGPAIFGTTHGVGTAFFGADGSLMLSVGDGSLGDQVGAQGVTRGILPQAEQSLMQMRAQSKTSLSGKILRINKETGDGMPGNPYYNSSSPRSAQSRMAVMGLRNPYRVTALTQNVLGGGPGQFLVSDTGENAWEEVALYSMGDNGGWPHYEGFDNARINEQFTNFTKDPSYTFKNPLYAWAHPNNANKGWGTDSKINQNGNTVLWYNLSSDSYNHQGTSSTGNTFYPKDIIADRYNGALTNTVLAADYVGNEVMGIKFNENGNNANFSSPTRVYKALEAGGIVHLYTNPYDGYVYTVNYNGSNGNAISRLEITGNYTPTAIIKSDKNSINQNGNTVQFYGDLSYDKETQNLQYLWNFGDGNTSTEVNPVRTFTIPNSAPDKRVVTLTVTDAGGATNIATKEIYLNNNAPVIQDVVVRRASDNSVIQTLPNTHPSSTNVNINVAATDDLTSATNLIYTMQVNRHHDDHIHYGSVINGSTSNTTFVPEGGCGEGATYWFEVLVKVKDAQGAETEFSKQIFQTCNGLQSQSISVSNPLTKISKNANPYILNATASSGLPVSFRRVSGPINVDNSGKITFTGGAGAARVILLQAGNTTYGNANPVYVDFEVNNDATPVANFTDPFEVCTDKSVKVINNSTGGSSTAYTWKLYDGNNQVILTSPNKDFDFTIPNSTSTWFRVELTAANSLGTNIKSSAWVQKKACNALVAPVAKFTEPTTLCTNRANTIVNTSDGGAATTYVWTVQEGNQYQNILTSTNKDFVFTLPNYSAGFYTVSLKATNSLGTNTKTSTWIPKSQCTTSARMSNNTKPISAPDAGLAMDKDLVYPNPTSSSINFSYSAVKNYTDYSIYDMAGKEMKRGSMQDATVDISKYPNGTYTIVFINAPTQERATKKIIKK; from the coding sequence ATGAAAAAAATTATGTTTTTATCACTCTTCCTAGCCGGATTATGTGATGTGTACAGTCAGAATTTTCAGCTTCAGCCCTACAAATCAGGTTTTGAACAGCCTGTAGGAGTTGTCTTTGACAGTAGCGGAAATGCTTATGTCTGGGAAAAAGGCGGTAAGGTAAAACAAATCGCTCCAAATGGAGGTAACGTTTCTACTGTTATTGATATTTCAGGAGAAGTCATGAGTCCGGATGGTGATGACCATGGATTATTAGGCTTTGCCCTGGATCCTCAGTTTTCTGTTAATGGCTATATCTATTTATGGTATACCGTAGAACCTCGCTCCTTATTCTCAGGAATAAATGCCGATGATCAGTTTTCGGCAACCATTGGAAGATGTACCCGATATACTTATAAAAATGGAGCTATTGATTATAATTCCCGAAAAGTATTGGTAGGAAATAATACCCAATATGGTCTTACAGATGGACCAGCTATTTTTGGAACAACACATGGAGTGGGAACTGCCTTTTTCGGAGCAGATGGTAGCTTAATGCTCTCTGTTGGTGATGGTTCTCTAGGGGATCAGGTAGGAGCACAAGGGGTTACACGAGGTATTCTTCCTCAGGCTGAGCAATCATTAATGCAGATGAGGGCTCAATCAAAGACTTCTCTTTCCGGTAAGATTTTAAGAATCAATAAAGAAACCGGAGATGGAATGCCAGGTAATCCCTATTATAACTCAAGCAGTCCGAGAAGCGCACAATCCAGAATGGCAGTAATGGGTCTTAGAAATCCATACAGAGTCACTGCTCTTACACAGAATGTCCTTGGAGGAGGACCTGGACAATTTTTAGTAAGTGATACCGGAGAAAATGCCTGGGAAGAAGTGGCTTTATACTCTATGGGAGATAACGGAGGATGGCCACATTATGAAGGATTTGATAATGCGAGGATTAATGAGCAGTTTACCAACTTCACCAAAGATCCTAGTTATACCTTTAAAAATCCTTTATACGCCTGGGCTCATCCTAATAATGCTAACAAAGGTTGGGGAACGGATAGTAAGATTAACCAAAACGGTAACACTGTGCTTTGGTATAATCTTTCTTCCGATTCATATAATCATCAAGGTACCTCTTCTACCGGTAACACCTTTTATCCCAAAGATATTATTGCTGACAGATATAATGGTGCCCTGACAAACACGGTTCTGGCTGCAGATTATGTTGGAAATGAAGTAATGGGTATTAAGTTTAATGAAAATGGTAATAATGCCAATTTTTCAAGTCCGACAAGAGTATACAAGGCTCTCGAAGCAGGGGGTATTGTCCATTTATATACCAATCCATATGACGGATATGTTTATACTGTAAACTACAACGGGAGCAACGGAAATGCTATTTCAAGATTAGAGATAACCGGTAATTATACTCCGACAGCAATTATTAAATCTGATAAAAATTCCATTAATCAAAATGGAAATACAGTACAGTTTTATGGAGACCTTTCTTATGATAAAGAAACTCAAAACTTACAGTATTTGTGGAATTTTGGAGACGGAAACACTTCCACTGAAGTGAACCCTGTCCGTACTTTTACGATTCCAAACTCTGCTCCTGATAAAAGAGTGGTAACGCTTACTGTTACTGATGCAGGAGGAGCTACAAATATTGCCACCAAAGAAATTTATCTTAATAATAATGCTCCTGTCATCCAGGATGTAGTGGTGAGAAGAGCATCTGATAATTCTGTTATTCAGACCTTACCTAATACTCATCCCAGTTCTACCAACGTTAATATCAACGTAGCGGCCACTGATGACTTGACAAGTGCAACTAACTTAATTTATACCATGCAAGTGAACAGACATCATGATGATCATATTCACTATGGTTCAGTAATCAACGGTTCAACGAGTAATACCACATTTGTACCGGAAGGAGGGTGCGGAGAAGGAGCAACCTATTGGTTTGAGGTCTTGGTAAAAGTAAAGGATGCACAAGGTGCTGAAACAGAATTCAGTAAACAGATTTTCCAAACCTGTAACGGGCTGCAGAGCCAGTCAATTAGTGTTTCAAACCCATTAACAAAAATCAGCAAGAATGCTAATCCGTATATTTTGAATGCTACAGCATCTTCAGGACTGCCAGTATCATTTAGAAGAGTATCTGGTCCTATCAATGTTGATAATAGTGGTAAAATTACCTTTACAGGAGGAGCTGGAGCAGCAAGAGTAATCCTATTACAGGCCGGAAATACCACCTATGGAAATGCCAATCCTGTATATGTCGATTTTGAAGTCAATAATGATGCTACACCGGTTGCTAATTTTACAGATCCATTTGAAGTATGTACAGATAAGAGTGTAAAAGTGATCAACAACAGTACGGGTGGATCATCAACTGCTTATACATGGAAATTATATGATGGTAATAATCAAGTCATTTTAACTAGCCCAAACAAAGATTTTGATTTCACTATCCCTAACAGTACTTCTACCTGGTTTAGAGTAGAACTGACAGCTGCTAATTCATTGGGAACGAATATAAAATCCAGTGCATGGGTTCAGAAAAAAGCATGTAACGCCCTTGTAGCTCCAGTTGCTAAATTTACTGAGCCAACAACATTGTGTACGAATAGAGCTAATACGATTGTCAATACAAGTGATGGTGGGGCTGCTACTACTTATGTGTGGACTGTTCAGGAAGGAAATCAATACCAGAATATTCTAACCAGTACCAACAAAGATTTTGTATTTACCTTACCTAATTATTCTGCTGGTTTCTATACAGTTTCGTTGAAAGCAACCAACTCATTGGGGACCAATACAAAAACCAGTACATGGATTCCTAAGAGCCAATGTACAACCAGTGCAAGAATGAGTAATAATACCAAGCCAATTTCTGCTCCAGATGCAGGTCTTGCTATGGATAAAGATCTTGTTTATCCCAACCCAACCAGCTCAAGCATTAACTTCAGCTATAGTGCCGTAAAAAATTATACTGATTATAGTATTTACGATATGGCAGGAAAAGAAATGAAGAGAGGTTCAATGCAAGATGCGACAGTAGATATTTCTAAGTACCCGAACGGAACTTACACTATTGTATTCATTAATGCTCCTACTCAAGAAAGAGCGACTAAGAAAATTATTAAAAAGTAG
- a CDS encoding MbnP family protein, with the protein MKKLLYLFSMLLLSSHVYSATRDSLKIKFNPLLNGEKITDNAKHHSKDKTLMVKTFKFYVSNFIINYEDSSSEIIDKVFLYDITKKESGMVQLPKSSIKKVKSVLFTIGLDSLTTKNSNMENELDPIHGMFWSWRTGYINYKIEGSYGSSKNKQPFVYHIGGNAPEYDTTFRVKKIDQGTALLTVDIELKSILEFLNQSRKKTIMSINNDSLYFSQFFKKCFQ; encoded by the coding sequence ATGAAAAAACTCCTGTATTTATTCTCTATGTTACTTCTGAGTTCCCATGTATATTCAGCTACAAGGGATAGCCTGAAAATTAAGTTTAATCCCCTCCTTAATGGTGAAAAAATCACAGATAATGCCAAGCATCATTCTAAAGATAAAACACTCATGGTCAAAACATTCAAATTTTATGTTTCCAATTTCATCATCAATTATGAAGACAGTTCCTCCGAAATTATCGACAAGGTTTTTCTTTATGATATAACAAAAAAAGAATCAGGGATGGTACAGCTGCCCAAAAGCAGTATTAAAAAAGTAAAATCTGTACTATTTACCATCGGACTGGACAGCCTTACTACTAAAAACAGCAATATGGAGAATGAGCTTGATCCCATTCACGGGATGTTTTGGTCCTGGCGCACCGGATATATCAATTATAAAATTGAAGGTTCTTACGGAAGCAGCAAAAATAAGCAGCCATTCGTTTATCATATCGGAGGAAATGCTCCAGAATACGATACCACATTTAGGGTAAAAAAAATAGATCAGGGTACAGCTCTCCTTACCGTAGATATTGAACTGAAATCTATTCTTGAATTCCTGAATCAGAGTAGAAAAAAGACTATTATGTCCATCAACAATGATTCCCTTTATTTTTCCCAATTTTTCAAAAAATGTTTCCAGTAA
- a CDS encoding cytochrome-c peroxidase: MFPVKFLSLLALPFLMVEDFNTTPLYFNVPIGFPETKYNFKENPLSAEVYNLGKKLFHDPILSRNNTISCTSCHTQEMSFAHVDHNLSHGIEDKFGKRNAPALINLAWMDQFMWDGRINDIHVLSVSPINDSVEMDESLDNIKKKLKASDYYLSLFREAYGDEQITNARILRSLSQYLLMLVSANSKYDRVQRGTEQFTEDEQKGYEIFKANCSSCHTEPLFTTNRFENNGLPVDKNLKDYGVYQVTQKKEDRFKFKIPTLRNISYTYPYMHDGRFESLQEVIEFYNTQKNKNASFQNKALKSLNLQKEDISRLIQFLNTLNDKEFTRNEFFGSR; encoded by the coding sequence ATGTTTCCAGTAAAATTTTTAAGTCTTCTTGCCCTGCCTTTTCTGATGGTGGAAGATTTCAATACTACTCCACTGTATTTCAATGTTCCGATAGGTTTTCCGGAAACAAAATATAATTTTAAAGAAAACCCCTTGTCTGCAGAGGTTTACAATCTTGGAAAAAAACTTTTCCATGATCCTATCCTTTCCAGAAACAATACCATTTCCTGTACAAGCTGCCATACCCAGGAAATGTCGTTCGCCCATGTGGATCACAATCTGAGCCATGGTATTGAAGACAAATTTGGTAAGAGAAATGCTCCGGCACTTATCAATCTGGCCTGGATGGATCAGTTTATGTGGGACGGCAGAATCAATGATATCCATGTACTTTCAGTCTCACCTATCAATGATTCTGTGGAAATGGATGAAAGTCTGGATAATATCAAAAAGAAATTAAAAGCCAGTGACTATTATCTGTCCTTGTTCAGAGAAGCGTATGGCGATGAGCAAATTACCAATGCCAGAATCCTCCGTTCTTTATCACAATACCTGCTCATGCTGGTGTCAGCCAATTCAAAATATGACAGAGTACAGCGGGGAACAGAGCAGTTTACCGAAGATGAACAAAAAGGATATGAGATTTTTAAAGCAAATTGTTCTTCCTGTCACACAGAACCTTTGTTCACCACCAACCGATTTGAAAATAACGGACTGCCTGTTGATAAAAATTTAAAGGATTATGGGGTTTATCAGGTTACTCAAAAAAAAGAGGACCGGTTTAAATTTAAAATTCCCACCCTTAGAAATATCTCTTATACCTATCCCTATATGCATGACGGAAGGTTTGAATCTCTGCAGGAAGTCATTGAATTTTACAATACTCAAAAGAATAAAAATGCTTCATTCCAAAACAAGGCGCTGAAGTCTCTCAATTTACAAAAAGAAGACATTTCAAGGCTGATTCAGTTTTTAAATACCCTTAATGACAAAGAGTTTACAAGAAATGAATTTTTTGGCAGCCGATAA
- a CDS encoding EboA domain-containing protein: protein MTENTLNHNSCEILSSLIQSRLSEAQMDWMNVSMLFDNETLFFQNFGLISRMIPSLSPDWNPSEKIILEQLYPGFISGQWNLQQLCRCLLMLHIPEDQNTTIVKKLTQSADINELVCIYKGIFFLENAHEFISLVEEGIRTNITSIFDSIALLNPFAAKYLPLDSWNQLILKALFMGRPLYQIINLDLRKNEKLAFIATDYIHERWSAGRTVSPEIWRLMDGFVNKEVTSDLLKVIESGDQLSKQAAIIVLRENASNTCNNILRPINTTLWNYIGEQYYIQINK, encoded by the coding sequence ATGACTGAGAATACATTAAACCATAATTCTTGCGAAATTTTATCTTCATTGATTCAATCCAGACTTTCAGAAGCTCAGATGGATTGGATGAATGTTTCCATGCTGTTTGACAATGAAACCCTTTTCTTTCAAAACTTTGGATTGATTTCCCGAATGATTCCCTCCCTTTCACCGGATTGGAATCCATCTGAAAAAATCATCCTTGAACAGCTGTATCCAGGCTTTATCTCTGGCCAGTGGAATCTTCAGCAGTTATGCCGATGTTTACTCATGCTTCATATTCCTGAAGATCAGAACACGACAATAGTAAAAAAGCTCACACAGTCAGCAGATATCAATGAACTGGTCTGTATTTATAAAGGAATATTTTTCCTTGAAAATGCTCATGAATTTATTTCTCTCGTTGAAGAAGGAATCAGAACCAATATCACTTCTATCTTCGATTCCATAGCTCTTTTAAATCCTTTTGCGGCTAAATATCTGCCTCTGGATTCCTGGAATCAGCTGATTCTAAAAGCACTCTTTATGGGTCGTCCGCTTTATCAGATTATTAATTTAGATCTACGCAAAAATGAAAAGCTGGCTTTCATCGCCACCGATTATATTCACGAGAGATGGTCTGCAGGAAGAACAGTGTCCCCGGAGATCTGGCGATTGATGGACGGGTTTGTCAATAAAGAGGTTACTTCAGATTTATTGAAAGTTATCGAATCGGGTGACCAACTGTCAAAGCAGGCGGCTATCATCGTACTTAGAGAAAATGCTTCCAATACATGCAATAATATACTACGTCCCATAAATACCACTTTATGGAATTATATCGGAGAACAATATTACATCCAAATAAATAAATAA
- a CDS encoding TatD family hydrolase, with translation MYFIDPHIHMVSRTTNDYQAMRAAGIVAVIEPAFWLGQARTEASSFKDYFSTLVGWERFRASQFGIKHYCTIGLNSKEANNEALAEKVMELLPLFAAKEGVVAIGEIGYDDQTPAEDKYFRLQIELALKFHLPIMVHTPHRDKKNGTIRSMNVLKEHGVSPNMVVIDHNNEETAKCVLDNGYWAAFTIYPNTKMGNERMADVVKQYGSERIIVDSSADWGVSDPLSVPKTAALMLEKGISREDVHLTCYQNALTAYSQSGQMNESDWSNEMTIQQDSLFEGNSILRGQESQDITFNNIIKN, from the coding sequence ATGTACTTTATCGATCCACACATTCATATGGTTTCAAGAACCACTAATGACTATCAGGCAATGCGTGCTGCAGGAATCGTTGCCGTTATAGAACCGGCATTCTGGCTGGGACAGGCAAGAACAGAAGCCTCCTCATTTAAAGATTATTTCAGTACGCTCGTAGGATGGGAAAGATTCCGGGCATCCCAGTTCGGGATAAAACATTACTGCACCATTGGACTCAATTCCAAAGAAGCCAATAACGAAGCATTAGCAGAAAAAGTAATGGAGCTTCTGCCGTTATTCGCAGCCAAAGAAGGCGTTGTTGCCATTGGAGAAATAGGCTATGATGATCAGACTCCTGCGGAAGACAAGTATTTCAGACTGCAGATTGAGCTGGCCTTGAAGTTTCATTTACCCATCATGGTTCATACCCCGCATAGAGACAAAAAAAACGGAACCATCAGAAGTATGAACGTTTTGAAAGAACATGGAGTAAGCCCCAATATGGTAGTCATAGATCATAACAATGAGGAAACAGCAAAGTGTGTTTTGGATAATGGATACTGGGCTGCTTTCACCATTTATCCCAATACTAAAATGGGTAATGAGCGTATGGCAGACGTTGTAAAACAGTATGGTTCTGAAAGAATTATCGTAGACAGCTCTGCAGACTGGGGAGTAAGCGATCCGCTATCTGTTCCTAAAACTGCAGCTTTAATGCTTGAAAAAGGGATTTCCAGGGAAGATGTACATTTAACGTGTTACCAAAATGCTCTTACCGCCTATTCACAAAGCGGACAGATGAATGAAAGCGACTGGTCAAACGAAATGACAATCCAGCAGGATTCTCTGTTTGAAGGCAACAGTATATTAAGAGGTCAGGAATCACAGGATATCACCTTTAACAATATCATCAAAAACTAA
- the eboC gene encoding UbiA-like protein EboC (EboC, a homolog the polyprenyltransferase UbiA, belongs to system of proteins involved in the trafficking of precursor metabolites to an extracytoplasmic compartment so that the biosynthesis of certain natural products, such as scytonemin, can be completed.), protein MAGKIYYLFALLRPANIITAISDILAGVAISGILIHSGPDDPLLLHVLLLIISTSGLYGGGIVFNDIFDLESDTVSRPERILPRQLVSKKEAVILGIFMFAIGIISAFVVSMLSGFLALSICILALFYNKVSKYYFFAGSLNMGLCRGLNLLLGISIINSAVWSSGLIAVISTLFITGVTFISKKENRGNNKSVILSTFLLDFLLIFLYTFIGNVIGFKILNLLPLLFCWLGVNFIAKLSALHFNQPDYIKIAVKTGVLSLILLNASYIAGSTDLLHALPVLILLPLSVTLSKKFAVT, encoded by the coding sequence ATGGCTGGTAAAATATATTATTTATTTGCTTTACTGCGCCCGGCCAATATTATTACTGCCATATCTGATATCCTGGCAGGGGTTGCCATTTCTGGAATATTGATCCATTCGGGGCCGGATGATCCTCTTTTACTCCATGTTCTTTTGCTGATAATTTCAACCAGCGGTCTCTATGGCGGAGGAATTGTTTTCAATGATATTTTTGATCTGGAATCAGACACCGTATCCCGACCGGAAAGAATACTTCCCCGTCAATTGGTTTCCAAAAAGGAAGCTGTCATACTGGGAATTTTCATGTTTGCTATAGGTATTATATCAGCCTTTGTAGTCTCGATGCTAAGTGGTTTTCTGGCATTAAGCATTTGTATTCTTGCTCTTTTTTATAATAAAGTAAGTAAATATTATTTTTTTGCCGGCTCTCTGAATATGGGGTTATGCAGAGGATTAAATCTGCTGCTGGGTATCAGTATCATCAATAGTGCAGTATGGTCTAGTGGTTTAATAGCGGTTATATCAACTCTCTTTATTACAGGAGTAACATTTATCTCAAAGAAAGAAAACCGTGGAAACAACAAGTCTGTTATACTTTCCACTTTTTTACTGGATTTCCTGCTCATCTTCCTGTATACCTTTATCGGAAATGTGATTGGTTTTAAGATTCTCAACCTGCTGCCTCTTCTATTTTGCTGGCTGGGAGTTAATTTTATAGCAAAGCTCTCAGCTCTTCATTTTAACCAGCCTGATTATATTAAAATAGCGGTAAAAACAGGGGTTTTATCCCTTATTCTTCTTAATGCCAGCTATATTGCAGGCTCCACGGATTTGCTGCATGCCCTTCCTGTGCTGATCCTGCTCCCATTATCCGTTACGCTATCAAAAAAATTTGCAGTCACTTAA
- a CDS encoding 3-dehydroquinate synthase, with protein MNNQQTIQQNFLVPFHYNIIFSRSIFDLGNPSFINIIKQEQQYQRRKIVFIIDKGVTNSRSELTAAITDYLNHYHINIVPEHFLIVEGGEGIKNNQDDHEKILQFIHDNKIDRHSFVAAIGGGAVLDAVGYMAAIAHRGIRLIRIPTTVLSQNDSGIGVKNGINYFGKKNFLGTFVPPYAVINDSDFLKTLDVRNWRSGISEAIKVALIKDENFFCWIEDHALALNNGKITVMEELIFRCAELHAHHISKNGDPFENGSSRPLDFGHWLAHKLEHLTHYELLHGEAVAIGIALDASYSYLSNKIDLDSLNRILDSLLVLGFSIMHPFLITHFDEILAGIDEFREHLGGELTITLLSKIGKGEEVHTLLSTTIANSIQYLSFYSQSVHVLC; from the coding sequence ATGAACAATCAACAAACAATACAACAAAACTTTCTGGTTCCCTTCCATTATAACATTATATTCAGCCGTTCTATTTTTGATTTGGGCAACCCGTCATTTATCAATATTATCAAACAGGAACAGCAATATCAAAGACGCAAAATTGTTTTTATCATAGATAAAGGAGTTACCAATTCCAGAAGTGAGCTCACGGCCGCCATTACTGATTATTTAAACCATTATCATATCAATATTGTACCTGAACATTTTTTAATTGTGGAAGGTGGAGAAGGTATAAAAAACAATCAGGATGATCACGAAAAAATCCTTCAATTTATTCATGATAATAAGATCGACCGTCATTCTTTTGTAGCTGCCATAGGTGGAGGTGCTGTGCTTGATGCAGTGGGTTATATGGCTGCCATCGCCCACCGTGGAATTAGGCTGATTCGTATTCCTACTACTGTTTTATCACAAAATGACTCCGGAATTGGCGTAAAGAATGGCATCAACTACTTTGGGAAAAAGAATTTTCTGGGCACATTTGTTCCTCCTTACGCAGTAATCAATGATTCTGATTTTTTAAAAACGCTTGATGTCCGGAACTGGAGATCCGGAATTTCTGAGGCTATAAAAGTTGCACTGATCAAAGATGAAAACTTTTTCTGTTGGATAGAAGATCATGCGCTGGCTCTGAACAATGGAAAAATTACCGTTATGGAAGAACTGATCTTCCGCTGTGCTGAACTTCATGCCCATCATATCTCCAAAAATGGAGATCCATTTGAAAACGGTTCTTCAAGACCTTTAGATTTCGGACATTGGCTAGCGCATAAACTGGAACACCTCACCCACTATGAACTTTTACATGGCGAAGCTGTTGCTATTGGAATTGCCCTTGATGCTTCCTATTCTTACTTATCCAATAAAATTGATCTGGACAGCTTAAATAGAATTCTGGACAGTCTTCTTGTATTAGGTTTTTCTATAATGCATCCATTTTTAATTACTCATTTTGATGAAATTCTGGCGGGTATTGATGAGTTCAGAGAACATCTGGGAGGAGAGCTTACCATTACTCTACTTTCTAAAATTGGTAAAGGTGAAGAAGTACATACTCTCCTAAGTACTACAATAGCCAATTCAATTCAATATTTATCCTTCTATTCACAATCTGTTCATGTATTATGCTAG